In Acidobacteriota bacterium, one genomic interval encodes:
- the recG gene encoding ATP-dependent DNA helicase RecG yields MDLDAPLRFVKGVGPARAEALVAEGYETAFDLLLHFPFRYDDRSRFATISGLTAASGRVTLQARVLSSSLFTTRRRGMRIVKAVVDDGTGSLECLWFNQPFIKKHLVAGAEIILHGAVTQAADRKGALQMPGPEWELVTHGAGDEIHTGRIVPVHRRLPDLSPKTLRRLIHTLLASLPADLVDPLPATLRERLDLAPRAQAIREIHFPPAGADLADLAARRAPAHRRMIFEEFFVLQLALALRRLKVRRGTRSGSYEMTPEIRSRLASVLPFHLTVAQRRVLQEIVADLRTPHPMSRLLQGDVGSGKTIVALLSMLFAVENGLQAALMAPTEILAEQHHRVIERLLHGKGYRSILLTGATRRTAGKPILAGISGGFWQIVVGTHAIIQEGVNFQRLGLVVVDEQHRFGVLQRAALREKGSSPDVLIMTATPIPRSLCLTVYGDLDLSVIDELPPGRRPVKTLRRKEDAREKIYEFVRKEIRQGRQAYVVLPLVDESETIAGVKAAVKMAADLSKSLSDTSVGLVHGQLKSDERDSVMKRFAAGEIELLVATTVIEVGIDVPNATVMVVENAERFGLSQLHQLRGRVGRGAHASYCILLESDELTPEASLRLDTIAATEDGFAIAERDLEIRGPGEMTGTRQTGIPELRIASLLRDREILELARLEAARLVEGMEARELDGRAGENAPLIRHAMRQWGTRLGIAGTG; encoded by the coding sequence GTGGATCTCGACGCCCCGCTCCGATTCGTCAAAGGGGTAGGGCCCGCGCGGGCCGAAGCTCTCGTTGCGGAGGGGTACGAGACCGCCTTCGATCTCCTCCTCCACTTCCCCTTCCGCTACGACGACCGGAGCCGCTTCGCGACGATCTCCGGATTGACGGCCGCATCCGGCCGCGTCACGCTGCAGGCCCGCGTCCTCTCCTCGAGCCTCTTCACGACCCGCCGCCGCGGCATGCGCATCGTCAAGGCGGTCGTGGACGACGGCACCGGCTCTCTCGAGTGCCTCTGGTTCAACCAGCCCTTCATCAAGAAGCACCTCGTGGCCGGCGCCGAGATCATCCTCCACGGCGCCGTGACGCAGGCCGCCGATCGCAAGGGGGCGCTCCAGATGCCCGGCCCCGAGTGGGAGCTGGTGACCCACGGCGCCGGGGACGAGATCCACACCGGCCGCATCGTTCCGGTGCACCGGCGCCTCCCCGATCTCTCGCCGAAGACGCTCAGGCGCCTCATCCACACTCTCCTCGCGTCGCTCCCTGCGGACCTCGTCGACCCGCTCCCCGCGACGCTCCGCGAGAGGCTCGACCTCGCCCCGCGCGCGCAGGCCATCCGGGAGATCCACTTCCCGCCCGCAGGAGCGGATCTCGCAGACCTCGCGGCGCGCCGCGCCCCGGCGCACCGGCGGATGATCTTCGAGGAGTTCTTCGTCCTCCAGCTCGCCCTCGCGCTGCGCCGCCTGAAAGTGCGCCGCGGGACGCGGTCGGGCTCCTACGAGATGACCCCCGAGATCCGATCGCGACTCGCCTCGGTCCTCCCGTTCCATCTGACCGTCGCCCAGCGCCGCGTCCTCCAGGAGATCGTCGCGGACCTCCGCACGCCGCACCCGATGAGCCGGCTGCTCCAGGGAGACGTCGGCTCGGGGAAGACGATCGTCGCGCTCCTCTCGATGCTCTTCGCCGTCGAGAACGGCCTCCAGGCGGCGCTGATGGCCCCCACCGAGATCCTCGCCGAGCAGCATCATCGGGTCATCGAGCGGCTGCTTCACGGCAAGGGCTACCGGAGCATCCTTCTGACCGGTGCCACGCGCCGCACCGCCGGGAAGCCGATCCTCGCGGGGATCTCGGGGGGGTTCTGGCAGATCGTCGTCGGCACGCACGCGATCATCCAGGAGGGGGTGAACTTCCAGCGCCTCGGCCTCGTCGTCGTGGACGAGCAGCACCGCTTCGGCGTGCTGCAGCGCGCGGCTTTGCGTGAAAAAGGCTCGAGCCCCGACGTGCTGATCATGACGGCGACGCCGATCCCGCGGTCGCTGTGCCTGACCGTCTACGGCGATCTCGATCTCTCCGTGATCGACGAGCTTCCTCCGGGGCGGCGGCCGGTGAAGACCTTGCGGCGGAAGGAAGACGCGCGCGAGAAGATCTACGAGTTCGTTCGGAAGGAGATCCGGCAGGGTCGTCAGGCCTACGTCGTGCTGCCTCTCGTGGACGAGTCGGAGACGATTGCCGGCGTGAAGGCGGCGGTGAAGATGGCGGCGGATCTTTCCAAGTCTCTTTCAGACACATCGGTCGGGCTCGTGCACGGGCAGCTCAAGTCCGACGAGCGCGACTCGGTGATGAAGCGGTTCGCGGCGGGGGAGATCGAGCTGCTGGTGGCGACGACGGTCATCGAGGTCGGGATCGACGTCCCGAACGCGACGGTGATGGTCGTCGAGAACGCGGAGCGGTTCGGGCTGTCGCAGCTTCACCAGCTCCGCGGGCGCGTGGGGCGGGGGGCGCACGCGTCGTACTGCATCCTTCTTGAGTCCGACGAGCTGACGCCGGAGGCTTCGCTGCGTCTCGACACCATCGCGGCGACGGAGGACGGGTTCGCGATCGCGGAGAGGGATCTCGAGATCCGGGGGCCGGGGGAGATGACGGGGACGCGGCAGACGGGGATTCCGGAGCTGCGGATCGCGAGCTTGCTGCGCGATCGGGAGATCCTGGAGCTGGCGCGGCTGGAGGCGGCTCGCCTCGTGGAGGGGATGGAGGCGCGGGAGCTCGATGGCCGCGCGGGAGAGAACGCACCGCTCATACGGCACGCGATGCGGCAGTGGGGGACTCGTTTGGGGATCGCGGGGACGGGGTAG
- a CDS encoding M20/M25/M40 family metallo-hydrolase, which yields MFKSARDRATLVTLFSTLALSAAPLLAQTPPKPPAPPATPAKPAAAGAEAPSTDPAKNKDFKSALDSIKEFRLKAHTRFLSSDLLEGRGTGARGGDIAADYIATEFALMGLGQPVPIDPNTNEVSYFQQVPLVGTETDPNASSLTFTKAEQTVTPAYPDQAVFWTETQQPAAEASAELVFAGYGALAAEYKWDDFKNVDLTGKILLMLVNDPPSEDPNLFGGKALTYYGRWTYKYWIAAAKGAAGCILIHNTDMAGYAWDVVRSSWGRERAAMRLDPNADTPPLRVAGWVTEEIAKQVVAMGGQDLQKLIASAGTREFKPVPLGVTASGKLTSKIRNFNSRNVVAYWPGSDPARNKEFVIVTAHYDHLGIGQAVDGDAIYNGAQDNATGVAAMIEVARAVTTMKTRPRRTTLFIATTAEEQGLKGSEHFTDRRNLFIYPGRMAADINIDGLTAIGETHDYIFLGGDRSPQLARYIQDGAAALDYAPKPDQHPEKGHYYRSDHFNFARVGVPSISMENGVDYVGKPAGWGEAQYQDYLDKRYHQPKDEFDPTWDFKGVAKSARIALYLAYSAAMDDAMPQWNPGDEFFKTRKEAIEELPQ from the coding sequence ATGTTCAAGTCCGCGCGTGACCGCGCAACCCTCGTGACACTCTTCTCGACGTTGGCTCTAAGCGCGGCGCCCCTTCTCGCGCAGACGCCGCCCAAGCCCCCGGCTCCGCCGGCGACCCCCGCGAAGCCCGCGGCCGCCGGCGCCGAGGCCCCCTCCACCGATCCTGCGAAGAACAAGGATTTCAAGTCGGCGCTCGACTCGATCAAGGAGTTCCGGCTGAAGGCGCACACCAGGTTTCTCTCGAGCGACCTCCTCGAGGGGCGCGGCACGGGGGCGAGGGGAGGCGACATCGCCGCCGACTACATCGCGACCGAGTTCGCGCTGATGGGCCTCGGGCAGCCGGTCCCCATCGATCCGAACACCAACGAGGTCTCGTACTTCCAGCAGGTGCCGCTCGTCGGCACCGAGACCGATCCGAACGCCAGCTCACTGACCTTCACGAAAGCCGAGCAGACGGTGACCCCCGCGTACCCCGACCAGGCGGTCTTCTGGACCGAGACGCAGCAGCCCGCCGCCGAAGCGTCGGCCGAGCTGGTCTTCGCCGGCTACGGCGCCCTCGCCGCCGAGTACAAGTGGGACGACTTCAAGAACGTCGATCTCACGGGCAAGATCCTCCTCATGCTCGTGAACGATCCGCCGTCCGAGGACCCGAACCTCTTCGGCGGCAAGGCCCTCACGTACTACGGCCGGTGGACGTACAAGTACTGGATCGCCGCCGCCAAGGGGGCCGCCGGATGCATCCTCATCCACAACACCGACATGGCCGGCTACGCGTGGGACGTCGTACGGAGCTCCTGGGGTCGCGAGCGCGCGGCGATGCGCCTCGACCCGAACGCCGACACGCCGCCGCTGCGGGTCGCGGGCTGGGTCACCGAGGAGATCGCGAAGCAGGTTGTCGCCATGGGCGGGCAGGATCTCCAGAAGCTGATCGCCTCGGCCGGCACGCGCGAGTTCAAGCCGGTTCCGCTCGGCGTCACGGCGTCGGGGAAGCTCACCAGCAAGATCCGGAACTTCAACTCGCGGAACGTCGTCGCCTACTGGCCGGGGAGCGACCCGGCACGCAACAAGGAGTTCGTCATCGTCACCGCGCACTACGATCACCTCGGCATCGGCCAGGCCGTGGACGGAGACGCCATCTACAACGGCGCGCAGGACAACGCGACCGGCGTCGCCGCGATGATCGAGGTGGCCCGCGCCGTCACCACGATGAAGACGCGCCCGCGCCGCACGACCCTCTTCATCGCGACCACGGCCGAGGAGCAGGGGCTCAAGGGCTCCGAGCACTTCACCGACCGCCGAAACCTCTTCATCTACCCCGGGCGCATGGCCGCCGACATCAACATCGACGGCCTCACCGCCATCGGCGAGACTCACGACTACATCTTCCTCGGCGGCGACCGATCGCCGCAGCTCGCGAGGTACATCCAGGACGGGGCGGCGGCCCTCGACTACGCCCCCAAGCCCGATCAGCACCCCGAGAAGGGGCACTACTACCGCTCCGATCACTTCAACTTCGCGCGCGTGGGCGTCCCTTCGATCTCGATGGAGAACGGCGTCGACTACGTGGGCAAGCCCGCCGGCTGGGGTGAGGCGCAGTACCAGGACTACCTCGACAAGCGCTACCACCAGCCCAAGGACGAGTTCGACCCGACCTGGGACTTCAAGGGTGTCGCCAAGTCGGCGAGGATCGCCCTCTACCTCGCGTACTCCGCGGCGATGGACGACGCGATGCCGCAGTGGAACCCCGGGGACGAGTTCTTCAAGACGCGGAAGGAAGCCATCGAGGAGCTGCCGCAGTAG